Within Primulina tabacum isolate GXHZ01 chromosome 5, ASM2559414v2, whole genome shotgun sequence, the genomic segment CATATTTTACATGACCCATTGCTGGTGCTGACAGTTTAAAGCATGTTTTCTTGAAGTTCTTTCGCTTGCTGTGTTCGAAAGTTTTCTGGGCTTTTTTTAGCTTACAAGTTTCACAAGTTTGTAGCTTTTGTCAGTGTGTGTTTACTTAGCTTTATGGTTGGATGGATCTTTTATATTTGGCCATGGTTTCTTGCAGGAATGGGGAGCTATTTCAGCTTGACACAATGGCAGGAACTTGAACTACAGGCTTTGATTTTCAGACATATGATTGCTGGCGCTGCTGTTCCGCAAGAACTACTCCATCTTGTTAAGAAAAGCCTCATCGCTTCTCCTTCTTCTTCATATTACCTCGCCAACTCGCTGCATCAGTACTATCCACATTACCAGCCAGCTCGTAAGTTCTCACATCTCCTTCTCAAGATGATACATACAACAGTTATTGATTATTTTCACTTTCAGAATGTGAAATTTTCAGGATTATGGCTTATTTCCTGAATGATGGATATGCTGAGTTTTACATTCTGCTGTTtggtctttttttttaaaactgtaAAAGTGTCGTTTAGTTGAAGAACGATGGGATTTTTTTTCATGGAATGGGGTTCTTGCAACAGTTTCTCTtagcataaacttaaacatttccaCTAGCGTACTTTAACGTGTGTATGTGTACGGTGGATCAGTGCTGCAATCAGGGTATTGGGGGAGAGCGGCGATGGATCCAGAGCCAGGGAGATGCCGGAGGACTGACGGGAAGAAATGGCGGTGCTCAAGGGATGTGGTGGCGGGGCAGAAATACTGCGAGCGCCATGTCCATCGTGGCCGAAACCGTTCAAGAAAGCCTGTGGAAGTCCCCACATCCACCACCACCACAGCCGCCACCCCCTACGGCGGAAAATCAGGTAACAATGGCGGTGGTGGTGAAGTCCCGAAAACTAACAATAGCATTACTTCTCAAGGAATGGTTGCTAGCGGCGGCGGCACTCCTCGCTTTACTCTCTCAGGGCCTTCTCCTTCCTTGGATCTTCTCCACCTTAACCAAAGGTAaagtaatttattattttcactTGTAAAAAAAAGTAATTTATTATTTCTTCCCCCACATTTAATTAATCTCCCCCCTAAATTATCATCTAAATATACGTgacataatatatattattttatcaattttgGGTGGCACTCTTCAAACtatttatacatatattttttacttgagaaaactaataaattttaaaaaaaagtttgaaTGTTAGATGTCAAGATTATCTCCGCTTTTGAAGGAATTCTATACAATAGATCGGTTGGACTCTAATTCCTTAACCTGATACAAGGTTTGATGCAACGAGATAGGGTCAGCAATAAGATTAATTCTTGTAAGAATTTCATGTCATTTACGCCACAACTAAGGTCGTTTATTTGAACGTTACTTTTAATTATTCATCCATGCTGCTAATGGAGACTTGTTGTTCCCCAAAAGGAAGAAAGTGCGCCAAAACCTGATAAACAATGATCCAAGCCATCATCTGGTTTGATATTCTCAAACAACTTTTCCTTGTTGAGGGGTCGTTAGAATTCAATTCACTTTGGATTATTAAGGAGCGTATATATGCGCATTTGACCCACTTGTGTTTTCTGGTGGGTCCTTTGTTTTGATATTTTTGGAGTAGTGACAACGTAAAAAGGGCATTTGATGATACACAGTCACCCCCAACCACATGTTCTAGCTATGACCCATATTTAAAGCTTCTTGAATCAATTTTCACCAacctttgtgtttttttttttaaaatcactgCATAATTTTTTGGGCAAGTTAGACCACAAGATATTTGCTTGTAGGCCTTCGGAGTCGACGATGGAGAACAAGTGTTCGTTTGAAACCCAAAACGATGGCGGACCAACACTACGGCATTTCTTCGATGGCTGGTCTAGGTCACTTGATGAGACGACCAACGCTGCTAACTCGGTGGCTTCGGCCACCAACTTGTCCATTTCGATGCCCGGAAACCCGTCTTCTGATTTCTCGTTAAAGCTTGGAACGAGCAGTGATGAATCAGGTGGTCATGTTGCAAGTCTTGACAGGGATAGGCTTCAACTGAGCTGGGGTGGAACGTGGGAGGCGAATCCAGTGGCGCCTATGGGTGGACCATTAGCAGAAGCATTGAGATCGGCTACGTCCAATTCATTTCCAACTAGTGTGCTACATCGATTACCACCACGGGGCCCAGCTCCCAAGGCCAGCTATGTTAGCACCTGAAAATTTAAGTGGCTTTTCCTTTCGCATTGCTTTCCGGTTTTCCACTGTGTTCTTGGTCCTCTTTTTCGAATGTTTCTGAATGATTTTTTGAGAACATGTAATCGTGTGATGTGTAAATGGTGTGAAGTTTGATTCTGGAATGACTTTGATTGATACTTTGTAGCAATGTAAGTAACTAAAACAGACCCAAGAATTTATACAAATTCTGTGACGCGATGCATCGTGAAGGTCCAAATTTACATCACAAGAAAATGTTAGATATTGGAAAAGTTTTTAACCCATCAGGTATAACAAGGATGGGGGAGAAAGTCAGGTGCCACATAATTGCACGAAGGATAACAGTTAGATGTTGATCTGTAAAGTCATCACTTTTAAAACAGTTACGCCCCCAAATTTACTGCAAGCGTCTGTAGGAGTGATCGACGAGACTCTACAACCGTATCTGCAGAAACAAGTTTTCCTTGTTCATGCTATGGGACTAAGAACCATCCCTTGTATAGATTCGTGCGGATTCAAGATGGTAACTCGATGTCCGTTTAAACTGCTAGCACACATGCTGCACTCTGCTTGAAAGAGTGTGATCAATCCGAAAAGCATTAGCACATTTTACGTCAGTAATAACTAAGAAATTTCATTGCCAACTGGAAATAATATACAGAGGAATAAAGACAGTGATTGGATTCCATAATTCGGTTCATTACATACTAAGATAACTATATGCATAATCTCCTTTCTAGATCTAGATGATGCCAGAACTTGAAGCAAGATCAAATCTTGCACTGGTATACAGTTAAATGATTTAGAGTTTTCAAACTCGTATCGATGCAAAATAACTTTAGTTATCACATCTCTCAGATCCATCAACTTGAGGATTTTACATACCTGCCCTCCATGTTGTCAATATACTTATTTGCAGATTATTGAAATCCATATGCGTCTGTGACTCAACCCATAGCTCACAAACTGAATTTGAATACAAGTTCATATATCAACAGCTTCCACTTCATTTCTTTCCAAGGCGTAAACCACTGCTGTTCTAGATGGTGCGTAGATCAAGAAAGAACGAGGTCGGTCATCATGCCCCCATTCCTGTTAAGATCAATTCGAATAGAAAAAATTGTTGATATTTACTGGTAACATCTACTAATATtaaatctcaaattttgatCAAGCGTTGGTCTTTCAAACTAATTTAATAGATCAAGATACTAGTATCAGGCAATCTTACAGAGGTAAAATACTCGGCCGTGTTACTGATCCTACCAAAGCCTCCAAATAGTGGATCGTCCGAGTCCAGAACTACCTGCGAAATGTAGCACGATTCAAGTACAGAATAACATAAGCATTCCACCAGCTTCCAACATAAAAAGTGCTATTTTTATAACATACCTTATATTTTCCTGGATTTAAGCATCCTACCCGATAATCTGAATAACTATTAGTCCAATGAAAATTGAAGACGAAGATCAACTCCCCCCTTTCGAATACAATCACCTTATCTCCTTCATGTTTCCTTGATATGTATTGATGTTCCGAAGTCATGAACTGTAAAACAAACATATTATACATAAAGGTAAATAAATCAGTGGATTACACCATATTATCTTTTCGGAATTCAATTTATTCAGTGCAACAAATGCTTACACCGTGTTTTTCTTCAAGATGCTGCATAGCACGGTCAAACTCCTGCATCCCATTATATCTCAAATAATCTGCATCCGCCTGGTCAATCAAAGCCAAGTCAGAATATCCACCattaacttcagaaaatcaaATTATCATTTTATATCAGTGAAAGGTTTATCGGAAGAAAATAATATACACTAGCAttcaaaaaatatatctttGGTCGAAAGAATATTGACGAAGAAATAAGTATTCTTATACATTGTTTAAAGCACCAAATGCACAAGGGTCTAAATTTATAGGATGGAATCTTTAATTTAACTTGATTGAGAAAAGCAAAAGTCGCTGGAAAATTAACAGGATAGAaagattatatttttatgctccAAGGTAAAAAACTTAATGGTTCTGCATGCCACTACTGCACATCAAAGTGTTGACAACCTGTTTAACCTCAGACATACTAAAAAGTTTTCATGGTGAAAATGCATCTTGGGTTGTTTTATCAAAGTCATTATTCCCAATAACCGCTCTGTCACCAATCATGCATTCCTTATTCATCACAATTCTTATCGAGGCAAAATTTTTTAAAGGAGAATTACAATTCAAAAGGATAACCGTGGGTAAAAAAATCAAATCGTGTCGTGTTAATTCTAAGTGACACAAAGAATTGATTTTTATCTTCTCAGCATTTCTTCCCACTAGAAAACATTCCCGTGTATGTGCATGAATTGAATCCGCCTACTTCAAGTCTTCTTACAGGGCATGGGCATTTCCCCACCTCTAATGGTTCACACATAAGACAATCCAAGCCATCCCAGAATTTCATGCATCAGTTTACCACGATAGAGTCTCCAGCTACGAGTTCATCTAATAGATATCATCATAGGAATAATATCTGgcataatattcatgaaaaggaGGCAGGTGTCAAAGTCACTACTACAAGTTGGACCAAAAGTTACCAGATCAAATCTACGCCGGCACTTGTCATAACTGTTGCCGTTTCCAGGAATGAATCGACCATCTGGGAGAAGTTGATCGCTTCTAGGAAAATCTATCCActctgattaaaaaaaaaagtaaaaccgTCAATGACATGGATGTGCATGCCaatgaaaaacaaataaaaattagaAATCACAATTCAACGTACGAACATAACAATATACACTTACTCACCTGAATGTCCAAATTCGTTTCCCATAAAATTCAGGTATCCTTCTCCTCCCAATCCCATCGTAACAAGCCTAATCATCTTATGCAATGCTATTCCACGATCAATCATTGGAGTAGATGGAGTATCCGAAGCCATGCAGTCATACATATCCTGAGACATGGATTTAAAATATGACGATACAGAAAATTCAGAATAAATGTTTATTATTATCTCATGCTTTTCTGAAAGTTCATGTTTAAATATGGAGGAAACTGACTAATCACTTCCTCGAAACAAGATGATAAATAAAGAAAACCTCACTAATATAGAAAAACAGAAAGATAAAAACCAATCAACATAAATGTTGGATAAGATAATACCAGTCTCTTTATTCTAGAAAATGAATAtcatcaattaaaccaagaaataTATCTTATCACTTAATACATAGAAATTAGAGTTTTCTACAGATAACGTGCCTAAAAGCAAAAACTGATGAAGCAAATTTCATTTATCACAACTTTATAGCTGTGACTCAAAAGTGACAGATGTATAATTTCTCGAGCTTCTTTTACAAAAATAGAGAATCCTGTGTCATGAAATATAAGAGTACGCGCAATTACGCTGTTCTTCCTCaagtttcttatcaaaaaaaaaaattacgccGTTCTTCCTTGAATTTTGGGAAAAAGAATTGACCACACAACAAAAAGATGAAGGTCATATGCAAACGAAGAAAATGTCTGTTCTATGTCGGTTCTTCGAGGCTGTGTCAACAGCATACCTACTTTTCTAGAAGGAGAAAATTTTCATTGGGAATTATTGATAAATCTTAATCACTTTCAGCAGCAAGCTTTTCATTTCCATAGTAACTGAGCAGAGATATATAAAGATGAGAGGCAAGCACAAGAAAAGAATAATCTACAACCTTATCCATCAACCAGAAAGCAATAGTTTTATCGCCAACCAGTGCTTGGTCATGACTTTCTGCATAGACAACACACTTTTCCAACCACCTTCGGTTTGTAAGAGAGTGCACTATATCCCCCATTTTCCAATGCTCGTCCCTAATATATAGAAAGTGAAACTTGGTAATCAACAGAAAAAGGCTAGCTGttcaatattttattctttttaatgCTACTctaacttcatcattttccaACATCCATGCACAATTGCACATATACATCACCAACACCGCCAGAAAACAGAAGCATAACAATGGAagggaaaaaaataaagaacATGAATTAAAGGAATACATACTTGAGAATCTCAACCCATTTATCAGCAACTGCCATATGAAGACGATAGTCAAAACCAACACCACCATCGTGTACGGGAATACAGAAAGTTGGCATGCCACTGACCTGCCAttacatgaaatattttcatgagcTGGGTGGGAAGTAGTTGTTTCATGCATTCTTCAGAGGCATCAACAGTTCCAGCAAATATAGATTAACACAGTCAAAATCTACAAGATAAATATAAAAGGTTCACTACATATTTAGATCATGTGATCAAGTGCACACATAGATTTTttcaatataattaattatcttTATAATTACTAATCGTGATTAAATTTCAAActatacattttatatttttataaatttaaaagtttagatAAGGATAAAGAAATAAAGCGTGATATTTGAGAATTTGGGAACGTGACGAGTAGAAGGGACATGTAGTTACACATATCacataaatttactaaaaaatattttctcgttaattattattgaatggagaatttattttttttaccatgAACTTAAAATAACCAAAAGTACTTACTATTGGTAGGTTGATGCACAAGTATATATGATTACGAATATAGTAATATACCAACTTTGGAGCACAAGGTACCCTCCAAAGTTCTTATTTTCTAAATGGTAAAACTTCTGGATATCCTGAGTAGTCTAGAGTAACAAGTTAAATAATCCAAAGGTGGAAACTTAATTAATTAGCTAATGTGTAAAGTTAGAAATACTCTTATAATACCAAAAATTTAAGAGATATCAGGGCCTATGGGTAAAGTAACTTTTTTGCTTCACTGCTTTATAGCCACTCACTGTTGGTGGATATGAggaaaagataaaatttaagatcagAATATATGGGATCCAGAATTCAATGTTTTAGATAATAATAGAGGCATACGTCTTCACCAATGGTTATGGCATTAGGAAAGAGTCCATGAATGAGATCGTTAACAAGCATCAAATAAGCCACCGCATCAACATCTGTAGCAACTCCGAAGTACTCATTATAATTGCCAGTAAATGCCACCTATCAGAAACCAATTTTATTAATCAAGACATCTGATGAATAAGATGGAATGAAGTAGAAGACTTGAACAAATGTATTATGCATGGATGTCTGATTGGATGTTAAATCACCATGATGTCAAAATCAGCCCAATTTTAGATAGATGCCTTTTTCTCTAATTAAGTTCACATCGTAATCGCCTTTTTTATGCTTCGTTTATGTAGAACTCACTATGGCCTCCTATCATTCAAgagacaatttttttttataaatttatctaAGAAAAACAGCTATCAGACTAAAATAgcaatttaaatttgaatatgaaataatttaacaacAGATAGTTAATCATGGTTCAAATGAATATGAAAGGACATTAAACAAAGGAAAAACTAACACGTCAACTAGTAatcttatttttggaaaaaggaAAGTATAATTTAACAAAGAAAAAACTTGAATTTGAACTGTTCTTTTACATGTTGTGATTATGGTCAAACTGATGAAACAGATAGAACAACAATATATTTCAAGGTTTTGTGTAATTGCTTTAGTTCGGATATAAGAACTTGCATGTGTATTATCATGAAATATTGATCATGTCATCAGGTTCATTGGTCCAATTAACTAGGACTAGCAAGGTCTTACTGGAAACATTAGATACTTTACCTCCAAACCATGGTGTGTATACATCATTGATGTCACACCATCAAATCTGAAACCGTCAAACTTGTACTCATCCAACCACCATCTTGCATTAGATAGAAGAAACCTTAAAACCTACACTTAAAGTCGTAATTGACACCTTCATTGCCATACCATTTGAGaaaaaggtaaaaaaaaatcacatattCGATAAATTCCGAATTTCAAGACCATACATACTTCCCAGTGTCCATAATTAAAAAGTCGAGAGTCCCAGATCCAGTGATAACCTCGTGCTCCAGAGTGAAAGTAACAAGCATCAGTGCCGTCAAACATGTTCAGCCCATCCAAAGTGTTATTGGATGCATGACTGCATGAATTGAAAATTTTCAGTGAAATCAGAAAGGAAAGaagaaataattttgaaattgaGGTCAATACATAGAAATTAAAGTAAAAGAATCATAAAAATACTTACCAAAGAAGGAAGAAAAAACCAAAAAAGAAGAAATatcaaagaaacacaattatttttaacaaaaaaaaatgtacAAATCAAAAGAGTAATTAATAGCCACAGAAATCATAAATTGAGACTCTTGAAAATAACTGTATGGAAGTTAATTGCAACATATAGTTTAAAAGCAAGGTGCCTAGCTATGACAAGGTTCATGCCTAGCCTACACCAAAGGCCTATGACTAAGAGTGCAAGTAAGTCAAGCTACTCGTGGACCGTGGTTAGCTCATGAGCGGCTCAATCAAAACTCGACTTGAACTTTACTTGACAGAGCTCAAGTTTGAATCATTTTTACGCGAGCTACGCAAGTAGCTATGTACTATGTTTTGTTAGAGGATATATAATTTAAATCTAATTTTGTCGatctaaatataaaatttaaaccttaaaataaaataaaaaaactaaatattttcaagttctcATAGCTCTGTTATGCTACAAATACTTTCACGTTTTTCAAGCACGAGCTCGAGTAACTCAATATTTTTACAATTCGAACTCAAGATTGAAATTTAGTACTCGATCGAGTTAAGCTCGAtcctaaaaaatttaaatgtagTTGAATTTGAGTAGTATGATACTCGAGCTTGACCGGACTCATTTTCACTCGTACTTATGACGCCAATGCTGGTCATTGTACCTGGGGTATTTAACAACTCCAAAAACTTGAACATCAGGAAAAGCTGTTATTTTAGTTACAAGTAACCAAATAAtactttcaaaaataatatccaGTCTACACAAGTAGAGGGGTGGGAGCAGGATTcgagaaaaaatgaaaaaatgctCACCATTCATCAGTCACAGCTTCCGAGAATAATTTTACATAATTAAAATAGAACAAACATCTTGATCACATGCAAAACGAATAAACCGTAGCATGGAAGTTTGCAATCGTAAGTAAGGGTGACCACAAACTGAATCAAACTACACAGTCAGTTTGTGTGATAACTTTAGTAAAGTTTGGATCGGTTGTAAAGTCAACCAAACATAAATAATTGGTTTGGTTCAAAttttagattaaaaaaaaatccaaaacaaaCCGAAGCAAACTGgttttgtaaataaaataattatatcataaactttttaaaaaacttaATTTACAATGTTTTTTCAGTTATAGAAACTTAGTTGTTGTAATTGATTTTATTTCTTCTCAaaactatttatttttctttactaTTTTTTACGAGATATTTGTTGATACGGGTGACATCGAATGATTGTGgagttttttttcaaaaacaaatttatttattttgaggtTTTGTATCTTGTTATGCAAATTTGGTAATATAATTATCATGCGTTATATTGTTAACTgctataatatatattttgtatattgatatttgtttatCTATAATATCTAGTtcagaaattttaaaatatattgaaaaataataattaaaaaaaatcactcaaaaaaaattccaaatcaAACCGAACCGATCCAAAAATCAGGTTTGGTTTCTATGGTTTTTAATCAATaatggtttggtttggtttggtttggtttccTACTCAACAAACCAATTAAGTTAGTCTAGTGAGTCTTCATAAAAAATCTAACCAACCCAAATATGTTTACCAATCACCCCCACTCGTAGGAACTTGATTAAAGAGATTGTTCACTTACATTTAATGAACTGAGAACCCTAGGAAATATAACGTCCACAAATATATTGTCAAGTAGATTTCATTTCATACCTGTGCACAATATCCATGAGGACAAGCAATCCCAACTCATGAGCTTTATCTATCAAAGACTTGAGTTCCTCTGGGGTCCCAAAACGGCTACTTGGTGCAAAGAAATTTGTTACGTGGTAGCTGAGGCAGAAGAATCATTATTAAAACTTGTCAGAAGCCAAAaggagaaataaaaaaaaagttcgCAAAAAGTTTACAAGCACAGAATGCTTTTATGAGATGGCAACATATAAATTAAGGTTTAGCAAAGCACCCAAAACTGGCATAATATGAATGCTCTTGAATTGCCATTATCTGAACTGCATTATAACCAAGTTTCTTAATGCGGGGTAACACATCATCTCTGAAGCCGGCATATGTATTTATAATGGGCTCCTGCAATAAAGGTCAAGATGCCAATGAATTTTGAAGCCTCTGAATAACTGTATAGAATCAAGAACTATCAGCTTCTCACATTATCCTTAACAAAAGAATGGTCCACgtgcctcagagatatcataaaacataaaaccttaaaGAAACTCCAGAGATGCATGTTTACTCAAAAGCAAAAGCCAATCTTAATTAGGCACCATAAGTTGCATTCATTTCAGGTTGTTGATTGCAAATTCTACCAGGCAATGGCTTATGAGAAAAACATCCTTCCTTACATTGCTCCTCAGGAGTAAAGAAGTATCACCATTTGCAGAATGTAACAGCGGAAACCATCTTCTCTTTAGAAAAGCACAAACTATAATACCATATGGTATCATTTCTAAACACTCAACAGAATAAGACAAGACCCATGATCATGCAAATCCACAAAGGTGATTTATAAGTAACCTTCACGATTTACATTTTCTTGCGCACTACAAGCCCTATTACTGTAGCTACATTCTTCCAGACTCAAAGTTGGTTTCTGTAATAAAAAACATTTGGAACCCCAATGCCTTAATGTCAGTCCACAAAGCCAAAAGAATAACTATAATTTATCCATTTTTGATTCTTCATTCTCTTGAACTAAATTGGATATAATTATCTATTTTTTCAATCATGCCTTTTACTTTTTAGGTGTCAAAGGAGATTTAACTTAGTCAAAAACAGTAAGGAGAATACAGGTAACTAGAAACAATGAATTAAAAATTACTTGAGAGAAGAGAAGCACACCGGACTACTCATTCCAACATGAGACTCATATATTCTGAGTGATTTTGGTTTATTTGGTCGAGGATGCTTGAAAACATACTTCTCCTGCAAATCATCAAAACGAGATTCATTGACTGCAAAATTTACTCTTTACTTCCTAAATTTAC encodes:
- the LOC142546289 gene encoding 1,4-alpha-glucan-branching enzyme 1, chloroplastic/amyloplastic-like isoform X1; this encodes MVYTLYGVRWPTMPLVGRLGCRGSRFLSHRRNAHFSFCLRNQSHSWKILAGKSLESGSQSSMATSSEKVLVPGTEIDDSSSREELKVPEILSDDSQISDDVGSLAVENEIKTEEEILPDGDGEMEEGTSDASFKTISNEFAIIRESVVPPPGIGQRIYEIDPFLNNHRGHLDYRYEQYKRLREAIDKYEGGLEKFSRGYEKFGFTRCENGITYREWAPGAKWATLIGDFNNWNPNADTMTRNEFGVWEVFLPNNADGSPAIPHGSKIKIRMETPSGIKDSIPAWIKFSVQDPGEIPYNGIYYDPPEEEKYVFKHPRPNKPKSLRIYESHVGMSSPEPIINTYAGFRDDVLPRIKKLGYNAVQIMAIQEHSYYASFGYHVTNFFAPSSRFGTPEELKSLIDKAHELGLLVLMDIVHSHASNNTLDGLNMFDGTDACYFHSGARGYHWIWDSRLFNYGHWEVLRFLLSNARWWLDEYKFDGFRFDGVTSMMYTHHGLEVAFTGNYNEYFGVATDVDAVAYLMLVNDLIHGLFPNAITIGEDVSGMPTFCIPVHDGGVGFDYRLHMAVADKWVEILKDEHWKMGDIVHSLTNRRWLEKCVVYAESHDQALVGDKTIAFWLMDKDMYDCMASDTPSTPMIDRGIALHKMIRLVTMGLGGEGYLNFMGNEFGHSEWIDFPRSDQLLPDGRFIPGNGNSYDKCRRRFDLADADYLRYNGMQEFDRAMQHLEEKHGFMTSEHQYISRKHEGDKVIVFERGELIFVFNFHWTNSYSDYRVGCLNPGKYKVVLDSDDPLFGGFGRISNTAEYFTSEWGHDDRPRSFLIYAPSRTAVVYALERNEVEAVDI
- the LOC142546289 gene encoding 1,4-alpha-glucan-branching enzyme 1, chloroplastic/amyloplastic-like isoform X3, giving the protein MEEGTSDASFKTISNEFAIIRESVVPPPGIGQRIYEIDPFLNNHRGHLDYRYEQYKRLREAIDKYEGGLEKFSRGYEKFGFTRCENGITYREWAPGAKWATLIGDFNNWNPNADTMTRNEFGVWEVFLPNNADGSPAIPHGSKIKIRMETPSGIKDSIPAWIKFSVQDPGEIPYNGIYYDPPEEEKYVFKHPRPNKPKSLRIYESHVGMSSPEPIINTYAGFRDDVLPRIKKLGYNAVQIMAIQEHSYYASFGYHVTNFFAPSSRFGTPEELKSLIDKAHELGLLVLMDIVHSHASNNTLDGLNMFDGTDACYFHSGARGYHWIWDSRLFNYGHWEVLRFLLSNARWWLDEYKFDGFRFDGVTSMMYTHHGLEVAFTGNYNEYFGVATDVDAVAYLMLVNDLIHGLFPNAITIGEDVSGMPTFCIPVHDGGVGFDYRLHMAVADKWVEILKDEHWKMGDIVHSLTNRRWLEKCVVYAESHDQALVGDKTIAFWLMDKDMYDCMASDTPSTPMIDRGIALHKMIRLVTMGLGGEGYLNFMGNEFGHSEWIDFPRSDQLLPDGRFIPGNGNSYDKCRRRFDLADADYLRYNGMQEFDRAMQHLEEKHGFMTSEHQYISRKHEGDKVIVFERGELIFVFNFHWTNSYSDYRVGCLNPGKYKVVLDSDDPLFGGFGRISNTAEYFTSEWGHDDRPRSFLIYAPSRTAVVYALERNEVEAVDI
- the LOC142546290 gene encoding growth-regulating factor 3, with the protein product MDLDLKQQDENDLETNPSAKLPKLLLEQHHADSNPSALTLFVPEPNSSNLSAYSPTKFNRMGSYFSLTQWQELELQALIFRHMIAGAAVPQELLHLVKKSLIASPSSSYYLANSLHQYYPHYQPALLQSGYWGRAAMDPEPGRCRRTDGKKWRCSRDVVAGQKYCERHVHRGRNRSRKPVEVPTSTTTTAATPYGGKSGNNGGGGEVPKTNNSITSQGMVASGGGTPRFTLSGPSPSLDLLHLNQRPSESTMENKCSFETQNDGGPTLRHFFDGWSRSLDETTNAANSVASATNLSISMPGNPSSDFSLKLGTSSDESGGHVASLDRDRLQLSWGGTWEANPVAPMGGPLAEALRSATSNSFPTSVLHRLPPRGPAPKASYVST
- the LOC142546289 gene encoding 1,4-alpha-glucan-branching enzyme 1, chloroplastic/amyloplastic-like isoform X2, which gives rise to MVYTLYGVRWPTMPLVGRLGCRGSRFLSHRRNAHFSFCLRNQSHSWKILAGKSLESGSQSSMATSSEKVLVPGTEIDDSSSREELKISDDVGSLAVENEIKTEEEILPDGDGEMEEGTSDASFKTISNEFAIIRESVVPPPGIGQRIYEIDPFLNNHRGHLDYRYEQYKRLREAIDKYEGGLEKFSRGYEKFGFTRCENGITYREWAPGAKWATLIGDFNNWNPNADTMTRNEFGVWEVFLPNNADGSPAIPHGSKIKIRMETPSGIKDSIPAWIKFSVQDPGEIPYNGIYYDPPEEEKYVFKHPRPNKPKSLRIYESHVGMSSPEPIINTYAGFRDDVLPRIKKLGYNAVQIMAIQEHSYYASFGYHVTNFFAPSSRFGTPEELKSLIDKAHELGLLVLMDIVHSHASNNTLDGLNMFDGTDACYFHSGARGYHWIWDSRLFNYGHWEVLRFLLSNARWWLDEYKFDGFRFDGVTSMMYTHHGLEVAFTGNYNEYFGVATDVDAVAYLMLVNDLIHGLFPNAITIGEDVSGMPTFCIPVHDGGVGFDYRLHMAVADKWVEILKDEHWKMGDIVHSLTNRRWLEKCVVYAESHDQALVGDKTIAFWLMDKDMYDCMASDTPSTPMIDRGIALHKMIRLVTMGLGGEGYLNFMGNEFGHSEWIDFPRSDQLLPDGRFIPGNGNSYDKCRRRFDLADADYLRYNGMQEFDRAMQHLEEKHGFMTSEHQYISRKHEGDKVIVFERGELIFVFNFHWTNSYSDYRVGCLNPGKYKVVLDSDDPLFGGFGRISNTAEYFTSEWGHDDRPRSFLIYAPSRTAVVYALERNEVEAVDI